The region CCAAAAAATAGTATTAAACAATTTAACGAAGCTTTTAAAGTTGAGATTAGCCAAAGAGCAATGACAAGTTTAGAATTCAATGATGAAAGCATAAATTTTCCTGTACACAATGAAGATGTTCTTCAGTACAGTGAAAATCTTAGCTTAACATTTAAACCTTAATTACAAGAGTTTTTAAATTTTTTCAACTCTTCTTCTATAGATGGTACTCTCATAAAATGTTCCCCTATAAGAAAAGCATCTGCTCCAATAGAACTTAATCTTTTTATTGTTTCTGTATTAGAAACTCCCGATTCAGCTACAATTATTTTTCCATTTGGAATCATTGGAATTAATTGATCACAAAGTGTCATATCCATCTCAAATGTTTCAAGGTTTCTATGGTTTATACCAATAATAGTTGCACCACACTTCATGGCTTTCTTTAAATCCTCTTTATCATGGATTTCAACTAATACTTCTAATCCTAAGTGTAAAGCATACTCATAAAGCTCTTTTAACTCTTTTGTACTTAAACTTTTTGCTATAAGTAATATAAAGTCCGCACCATATACTAAAGCTTCAACAATTTGATATTTATCAAGTATAAAATCCTTTCTAAGTAAAGGAGTTGGGACATATCTTCTTATTTGTGTTAAATACTCTAAATTACCTTGAAAATAGTGTGGTTCTGTTAATACTGATATTGCATTAGCTCCATTATTAGAATACTCTTGAGCTATAAATAAAGGATCAAAATCCTCTTTTATAACACCTTTACTAGGACTTGCTTTTTTTACCTCAGCAATAATTCTAACAGGCTCTTCTTTTGTTGATGTTAAATATGGTTTAACATCTCTTGGAGGAAAAGGGTTTATACTTAAACTTCTTCCTAACCAATCAAGAGAATAATCTTTTTTTCTTTTTTCTACATCTTCTCTTGTTTTTCTATTAATTTCATCTAAAATCACTTATTGCACTCCTTAATTTTTTCCCAATGTAATTTAATTTCATTATCATTTGTTCCTGTAGATTCAACAACTCTTTTCATATTTATATATGCATTTTTACAATCTTTTTGTTTATATAAACCCCAAGCTAAAGAATCGATATATGCCAAATTGTCAGGAGCTTTTTCTAAAGCTTTATTCACATAATAAAGCCCCTTTTCTACATCAATATCAAAATCTATTAAAATATACCCTAAGTAGTTTTGATAAACATGATTATCAAGAATAGTTAATACATCTTCAAACTTTTTAATTACACTTTTTAAAACTTTTTTCTTATCTTTTGCCATTTCAAATTCAATAATTGCAATTTGTGCTAAATAATCAATATTTCCAGTATCTTTATAAAGTTTATTAACTAATTTATTTGCTTTTTTATAATTATTAGTTACCCGATATAAAGACAACAATTTATTATCATCTGCCCCACTCTCTTCTAAAAAAAAGATAGCCTCATTTATATCTTTTTTTTCTAGATAAAACATCAGCAGTTTATATATTTTATCTAGCATCTGTGAATTTTCCTCATCCTTAAAGGTTAAATATGTACGTTTTAAGATAGAAATAACCCCATCAATATTATTATCATTTTGATAAAATTCTAAAAGTTTAGAACAAACTATATTTCCACAACCTTTTACGTTTACATACGATTCAAGAAGATTAATAGCCTCTTTTTTCTCATCAGTAAATTGGTACATTACATTTGAAAGATTTAATAAAGAGCTCATAGAAGAACTGTTTTTATAAAGTTTTTTATAAATCTCTTTTGCTTTTTTATATTCAGCTTTTTTAATATAAACATTCCCTAAAAGTTCATTTGTTGATTCTTCATTTTCAACTTTTAATAAATTTTTTATCTCTTTTTCTGCTAAATCTAATTCACTTTTTTGAATAAGTGCTAATATATAAACCTTTAAAATTTGATTTTTATTTTCATCAAGGGTATTTTTATTTTTTTGAACATATGAGATTAATTCATCATATCTTTTTAAACCAAATGCTAATTTTGTATATTCTAATAAATATTGTTCTTTTAATGTATTTTCAAAAAGTTTTAAAAATAAATCACTTGCTTCTTCATTATTCCCTTGTCTTAAATACTCAAGAGCAAACATAATATATCTATCTTCAAGGGCAAAGGTTTTATATTTGAAATCTTTTTTTATTAAATTAGTATTAATATTCTCATTATTTAAACTACAGCCTGAAAGGAAAATAAGAAAAATCAAAATTAAATATCTATAATAGCTGGACACTCTTCTTTCACCTCATTTTTTCTAGTTCTAAAATATTCCCAAAAAGGAAATGTTTTACACTGTATTGGTCTTGCTTCATATATTGAGCACTGTTTTTTATCTAAATCAAAAAATTTACATGCATAATTGTTTTCTGATAATTTAACCTCTTGTATACTGTATTTGTACCCTCTTTTTTCTAAAAAATTGGTTTTTAACTCTTCTAAAGAGATTTTTAAAAGTTTACTTAACTTTTTCATCTCCTCTTTTTTAATCCAAATATTTCCACTTTCACCAATACAACAATTTCCTGCACAAGATTCACATCCTATTGGATTAAATGCAAAATTAAAACCCTCTTTTTTTATAATACTCATATCTCTACTTTTATACTATGTGTTGAACACATCTCATATATTTTTTTTACTTTTGATGTAAATTCATTACCTTCAAATACATATATTGAATCTAAAACTCTTAATAAAGATTTTGAATTTTTTCTAGCATAAATCAAAACTAAAGTTGCATCTTTACCCTCTTTCGGGTAAACAAACTGCATAGCTTCAATATTAAGTTTGCACTCTTCTAAAAGTTTTACAATCTCTTTTAATTGTTTCACATCATAACAAAAAAAGAATTTTCCATCATTTTTCAAAACTTTTGAAACTTTTTTTATAAAAAGATTCAAAGGCATACTATCATTATATCTTGCAATCTTAAGATTTTCATTTTCACTTTTTATTACATTACTATGATAAAAAGGTGGATTTGATACACATATATCAAATTTTTTGTCAAACTCCAACTCTAAAAAAGAGCCTTTATACATCTGAGTATCTATTTTATTGCATTTTGCATTTATTGTAGATAACTCTTGAAAAGTTTTTTGAATCTCACATTGATTTAAATTTAGTTTTTTATTATCTCTAGCAATAAGAAGTCCTAAAATACCACTTCCACTTCCTATATCTAAAATATCACCATTTACATTTTTAAATTTTTTTAAACACTCAATTGTAAAATTATATAAAAAATGGGTATCACTATTATAACAATATCCATTACTCGGTTGATATAAAACCAAAAAATACCTTTTCTTAATTTCTTGTGATTATATCTAATAATTTATTTAATTAAAGTGAGATATTATCTATTAATTAATATCTAAAATTATTTTAAATTATTCATACTATAAAGCTATATAATATAACTTTTATTTATATTTTTTTATGTAGCATAAAGTAACAAAAACGAAATTGAAATGCCATAACGTCACATTTAAATTAACTTTAATTACATAATTAGTTATCATTCTTCAAGTATACTTGAGAATTTCTGCTCAACTATCAATCAAATTTTTTAAGGGGAAAATATGGCAATAATGGAAGCTCCTACAAACACACCTGTTTGGGTAGATGAAAATAGATGTAAAGCATGTGATGTTTGTGTATCAGTTTGTCCAGCTGGTGTTTTGGCGATGAGACCAGAACCTACTTCTACACTTGGTGCTATGGTACAAATAATAGCTTCAGAGTCATGTATTGGCTGTAATGACTGTGAACTATCATGTCCTGATTTTGCAATATATGTTGCAGATAAAAAAGAGTTTAAATTTGCTAAGCTAACAGACGAAGCTAAACAAAGAGGCGAAGCAATCAAAAAGAACAATTATAGAGTTCTAAGTGTATAAGGAGAAGTAATAATGGCTAGAGAGATAATATCAACAGGTAATGATTTAGCTGCAATGGCAGCAGTAGATGCTGGATGTGAGTTTTTTGGCGGGTATCCAATTACTCCATCATCAGAAGTTATGCACACAATCTCTGATTTACTTCCAAAATCAGGTGGTGCAGCAATTCAAATGGAAGATGAAATTGCAGGGATTTGTGCTGCTTTAGGTGCTGCAATGTCAGGGAAAAGATCACTTACTGCAACTTCAGGACCGGGGATTTCATTAAAAGCAGAAAATATTGGTTTAGGATATATTGCAGAGGTTCCATTAGTAATTATAAATGTAATGAGAGGTGGACCATCTACTGGACTTCCAACTAGAGTTCAACAAGGTGATGTAAATCAAGCTAAAGCTCCTACTCATGGTGATTATAAATCAATCACAGTATGTGCATCTACTTTAGAAGAGTGTTATACTGAAACTGTAAGAGCATTTAATCTTGCTGATAGATTTATGCAACCAGTATTTGTACTTCTTGATGAAACTATAGGTCATATGTCTGGGAAGGCTGTAATACCTACTTTAGAAGAAATTAAAGCTAATATAAAACCAAGAAGAGTATTTGAAGGTGATCCAAAAGATTATAAACCTTATGATGTTCCAAAAGATGAAGCAGCAATATTAAATCCAATGTTTAAAGGTTATAGATACCACTATACTGGACTTCATCATGACTTTAATGGACACCCAACAGAAGATGCAACTATGTGTCAAAATTTAATTGATAGATTATTTAATAAAGTAGAAGCTCATGTTGATGAGATTGACTCTTATGAAGAGTATAAATTAGATGATGCAGAAATTATGATTATTGCTTATGGTTCAGTTGCATTATCAGCAAGAGAAGCTATTAATAGATTAAGAGATGAAGGTGTTAAAGTTGGTATGTTTAGACCAATTACTTTATGGCCAAGTCCAGAAAATAAAATTAAAGAGCTTTGTGATAAATTTGAAAAAACATTAGTAATAGAGCTTAATATGGGACAATATATTGATGAGATAGAAAGAGCTAGTGGAAGAAGAGATTTTGCAAAACTATTTAAAGCAAATGGTAGACCAATTGCCCCATTAGAGATCATTGAAAGAGTGAAAGGAATGTAAGATGGCATTTAATTATGATGAATATTTAAGAACAAATAAAATGCCAACACTATGGTGTTGGGGATGTGGTGATGGAGTTATCTTAAAAGCACTAATTAGAGCAATTGATAAATTAGGATGGAACATGGACGATGTTTGTGTTGTATCTGGAATTGGTTGCTCTGGAAGATTTTCTTCTTATATTAACTGTAACACTATTCATACAACTCATGGTAGAGCTGTTGCTTATGCTACAGGTGTAAAACTAGCAAATCCAGATAAACATGTTATTTGTGTAACGGGAGATGGTGATGGATTAGCAATTGGAGGTAATCATACAATTCATGGTTGCAGAAGAAATATTGATATTAACCATATTGTTATTGATAACTTTATTTATGGATTAACTAACTCTCAAACAAGTCCTACTACACCACAAGGTATGTGGACTGTTACTATGAAAAGAGGTAATATTGACCCAACTTTTGATGCATGTAATTTAGCAATAGGAGCAGGAGCTTCATTTGTAGCAAGAGAAACTATGCTAGACCCTAAAAAACTTGAAAGAGTTTTTGTAAAAGGTTTAGAGCATAATGGTTACTCTTTTTTTGATATTTTCTCAAACTGTCACGTAAACCTTGGTAGAAAAAATAAAATGAATTCTGCAATGGCAAACTTAGAATGGATTGATTCAATTAGTATGGCAAAAACTAAATTTGATAAATTAGAAGATTCTGAGAAAGAAGGAATATTTCCAACTGGTATTCTTAAACAAGACACAGAAGCAAAAGAGTATACAGATATGTATGCAAAAGTTAAAGAAGCACACCAAAATAAAACTGCGGTAGAACTATAAGGAGAACACAATGGCTAGAACATTAATGAGATTTACAGGTGTTGGTGGACAAGGTGTACTTCTTGCAGGTGCTATCTTTGCTGCAGCAAAAATTAAAGCTGGTGGATATGGATTAAAAACTGCAACATATACTTCTCAAGTAAGAGGTGGTGCAACGGTTGTTGATATTACACTTGAAGATGATCCTATTTTATATCCTTATGCAAATGAAGGTGAAATTGATTTTATGCTTTCAGTTGCACAAGTATCTTATGATCAATTTAAAACAGGTGTTAAACCAGGTGGAACAATTGTAATTGAACCAAATCTTGTGACTCCTACAGAAGAAGATAGAAAAACTTGGAATATATATGAAATTCCAATTATCACTATAGCAAAAGAAGAAGTAGGAAATGTAATTACTCAATCAGTACTTGCATTATCTATTGCAAATTATATGACTGGACATACAGTTGATGATGACACA is a window of Halarcobacter sp. DNA encoding:
- a CDS encoding 2-oxoglutarate synthase subunit alpha; translated protein: MAREIISTGNDLAAMAAVDAGCEFFGGYPITPSSEVMHTISDLLPKSGGAAIQMEDEIAGICAALGAAMSGKRSLTATSGPGISLKAENIGLGYIAEVPLVIINVMRGGPSTGLPTRVQQGDVNQAKAPTHGDYKSITVCASTLEECYTETVRAFNLADRFMQPVFVLLDETIGHMSGKAVIPTLEEIKANIKPRRVFEGDPKDYKPYDVPKDEAAILNPMFKGYRYHYTGLHHDFNGHPTEDATMCQNLIDRLFNKVEAHVDEIDSYEEYKLDDAEIMIIAYGSVALSAREAINRLRDEGVKVGMFRPITLWPSPENKIKELCDKFEKTLVIELNMGQYIDEIERASGRRDFAKLFKANGRPIAPLEIIERVKGM
- a CDS encoding 2-oxoacid:acceptor oxidoreductase family protein translates to MARTLMRFTGVGGQGVLLAGAIFAAAKIKAGGYGLKTATYTSQVRGGATVVDITLEDDPILYPYANEGEIDFMLSVAQVSYDQFKTGVKPGGTIVIEPNLVTPTEEDRKTWNIYEIPIITIAKEEVGNVITQSVLALSIANYMTGHTVDDDTLRDAMLSKVPEKVHDINNKAFDLGIKYAKQATA
- a CDS encoding YkgJ family cysteine cluster protein; its protein translation is MSIIKKEGFNFAFNPIGCESCAGNCCIGESGNIWIKKEEMKKLSKLLKISLEELKTNFLEKRGYKYSIQEVKLSENNYACKFFDLDKKQCSIYEARPIQCKTFPFWEYFRTRKNEVKEECPAIIDI
- a CDS encoding methyltransferase, translating into MVLYQPSNGYCYNSDTHFLYNFTIECLKKFKNVNGDILDIGSGSGILGLLIARDNKKLNLNQCEIQKTFQELSTINAKCNKIDTQMYKGSFLELEFDKKFDICVSNPPFYHSNVIKSENENLKIARYNDSMPLNLFIKKVSKVLKNDGKFFFCYDVKQLKEIVKLLEECKLNIEAMQFVYPKEGKDATLVLIYARKNSKSLLRVLDSIYVFEGNEFTSKVKKIYEMCSTHSIKVEI
- a CDS encoding 4Fe-4S dicluster domain-containing protein, which gives rise to MAIMEAPTNTPVWVDENRCKACDVCVSVCPAGVLAMRPEPTSTLGAMVQIIASESCIGCNDCELSCPDFAIYVADKKEFKFAKLTDEAKQRGEAIKKNNYRVLSV
- a CDS encoding 2-oxoglutarate ferredoxin oxidoreductase subunit beta; translated protein: MAFNYDEYLRTNKMPTLWCWGCGDGVILKALIRAIDKLGWNMDDVCVVSGIGCSGRFSSYINCNTIHTTHGRAVAYATGVKLANPDKHVICVTGDGDGLAIGGNHTIHGCRRNIDINHIVIDNFIYGLTNSQTSPTTPQGMWTVTMKRGNIDPTFDACNLAIGAGASFVARETMLDPKKLERVFVKGLEHNGYSFFDIFSNCHVNLGRKNKMNSAMANLEWIDSISMAKTKFDKLEDSEKEGIFPTGILKQDTEAKEYTDMYAKVKEAHQNKTAVEL
- the trpC gene encoding indole-3-glycerol phosphate synthase TrpC yields the protein MILDEINRKTREDVEKRKKDYSLDWLGRSLSINPFPPRDVKPYLTSTKEEPVRIIAEVKKASPSKGVIKEDFDPLFIAQEYSNNGANAISVLTEPHYFQGNLEYLTQIRRYVPTPLLRKDFILDKYQIVEALVYGADFILLIAKSLSTKELKELYEYALHLGLEVLVEIHDKEDLKKAMKCGATIIGINHRNLETFEMDMTLCDQLIPMIPNGKIIVAESGVSNTETIKRLSSIGADAFLIGEHFMRVPSIEEELKKFKNSCN